tctccgtatccctcactcccgctctctcccccgtatccctcgttcccaccctctccccccatatccctcgttcccaccctctcccccgtatccctcactcccactctctccccctgtatccctcactcccgccctctcccccgtatccctcactccctctccccgtatccctcactcccaccctctcccccatatccctcactcccaccctctccccgtatccctcactcccgctctctcccccgtatccctcactccctctccccgtatccctcactcccgctctctctccccatatccctcactccctctccccccgtatccctcactcccaccctctccccgtatccctcactcccgccctctccccgtatccctcactcccgccctctccccgtatccctcactcccattctctctccctgtatccctcactcccgccctctccccgtatccctcactcccgccctctccccgtatccctcactcccgccctctccccgtatccctcactcccgccctctccccgtatccctcactcccaccctctccccatatccctcactcgcaccctctccccccatatccctcgcccccaccctctccccatgtccctcactcccaTCTACCCACCCGTGATATGAGGCGATATGGTGGGCTGGATGTGGTGAGGGGAGGTCATGGTGGGGGGATGAGTAGGGTAGGTTGTGGATAGATCCTTCAAAGGGTCAGCACCGGCGCGAGGGGCCGAGCGGCCTCCTCGAGTGCTGTGAGTTCCTCTGACCCCTGCCTCAGGTCACACACTCCCACGCCCAGTCTCCCTCTCCAACCCCTGCTGGTACCTGCGGGGTCGCTGTAGACCATGTCTAGGCTGATGGTCTCCAGGAGGTATTCCAGAATCTTCTCCGGAGTCCCGTACATCACCGAGTACCTGTTGCGATGGGGAAGAGGCAAGTGAATAATCTCGCCAGAACCCGTTtcactgcacacaccccccccaccccaccggccTCCACTTGCTGTccgtgggatcttactgtgcgccAAGGCGCCAAAGGAGGGAGCCAAAGTCCGGCCCCTCTGTTTCTCCATTCACCATGTCGCTCCCCGAGTACCAGACTATCCCCAACCTGGGGGGGGGGGATTAGTGTCCCTCCATTGACCCCTTTCTGTTCCCCTTCATACCTTGTGAAAGTCCGATCGAACCACCCCCCACTGAACCTTCATAATCCTGGATGATACACCCACTCTCCCCAGCTCAGACCCCCTAATcaacccaaagcctgtccaccatctacaaggcacaagtcaggagtgggatgggacactccccactcgcctggatgagtgcggctcccacaacactcgagaagctcgacaccgtccaggacaaagcagcccccgctcgatggggcaccccatccacaaacattcactccctccaccaccaccaccaccgacgcacaggggcagcagtgtgtgtaccatctacaagatgcactgcagcaactcgccaagggctccttcgacagcgccgcccaaacccaccacctctaccatctagaaggacgagggcagcagacacatggggaacaccagcacctgcaagttcccctcccgagccactcaccatcccgacttgggaatatatcggccgttccttcactgtcgccgggtcaaaatcctggaactccctccctaacagcgccgtgggtgtacctacaccacacacagggacaaaatcctggaactccctccctaacagcgccgtgggtgtacctacaccacacacagggacaaaatcctggaactccctccctaacagcgccgtgggtgtacctacaccacacgggacaaaatcctggaactccctccctaacagcgctgtgggtgtacctacaccacacggacaaaatcctggaactccctccctaacagcaccgtgggtgtacctacaccacacgggacaaaatcctggaactccctccctaacagcgccgtgggtgtacctacaccacatggggtctgcagaggttcaagaaggcagctcaccaaccccaccttctgaaggggcaattagggatgggcaataaatgctgggcccagcccagCAACACCCACAAACCCCGTGAatccattttttaaaagatgGTGTTTAATGTCTCCTGCTAAATTAACCCTGAGAGTCCAGCTGTCTCTGAATGGCTTCTAACGCATTGAAAACCTTCCTTAGATGAGGAGACCAGTACTGGACATGGTACTTCACATGTGGtcttacagggcactggtgagaccacatctggagcactgtgtacagcactggtctccttatttaagggagggtgTAAACGCGttggaagccgttcagagaaggttcaaccAGACTGacgcctggaatgggtgggttgtctcatCAGGAAAGGTCAGACAGtctgggcttgtatccgctggagtttagaagagtaagaggcgactcgatcgaaacctataagatcctgaggggggtctcgacagggtgggtgtggagagaatgAGGTGAAGATGCAAAGCTCTGctccccaccctgaccaaactcgCACCGATTCACACGTCACCTTCCCTCCACCGGCCGTACTCGAGTAGTCATGCTGGCTGGCAGTCCCTCAACGCCTCGATTTGGAAATTCtcgaatccctccatggcctcctcaaaccctccatatctctgtaacctcctccagaccctacacccctccctatctctgtaacctcctccagctcctacacccctccctatctctgtaacctcctccagaccctacacccctccctatctctgtaacctcctccagccccctacacccctccctatctctgtaacctcctccagtcccctacaaccctccctatctctgtaacctcctccagtccctacaaccctccctatctctgtaacctcctccagctcctacacccctccctatctctgtaagctcctccagcccctacacctctccctatctctgtaacctcctccagcccctacacctctccctatctctgtaacctcctccagcccctacacctctccctatctctgtaacctcctccagtcactacactccttccatctctgtaacctcctccagcccctacaacactccctatctctgtaacctcctccagcccctacacccctccctatctctgtaacctcctccagcccctacacccctccctatctctgtaacctcctccagcccctacacccctccctatctctgtaacctcctccagcccctacacccctccctatctctgtaacctcctccagcccctccaacccttgctatctctgtaacctcctccagcccctacacccctccctatctctgtaacctcctccggacccctacacccctccctatctctgtaacctcctccagccccttcaaccctccctatctctgtcaactcctccagcccctacacccttccctatctctgtaacctccttcagcccctacaaccctccctatctctgtaacctcctccagccccctacaaccctccctatccctgtaacctcctccagccactacacccctccctatctctgtaacctcctccagtcccctacaaccctccctatctctgtaacctcctccagccactacacccctccctatcactgtaacctcctccaattccGACCTCTCACACATCCCCTCCCGATTCCCGTCGCTCCACCATCGGCgccgtaccttcagctgcctggaggccccgagctctggaatcccctccctcaccctctccgcctccctctctctctctctctctccttgagtgaaagacactccttaaaactgacctgTCTACCTGAACTCCCTGTTGCATGTCCCccatatctccccctgtgtcttGGTGTCCGACTTGGTCCGATAACGTTCTTGTAAAGCACCTCGGGTGTGTCAGGTGATGTGGAAGGAGCTACATAAGCATAATGTGTTCGGGACATGGTGACttcagagcaggaggaggccattcagccctcgagcTCCTTTCTATAAGGTgacggctgatctgactgtggcctcaactccactttcctgcctgttcccctcacccccataaccctcgaccccCTCGTCGATCAGAAACCCGTCTAACTCGGCCTCGGATATATTCCCTGACccggcctccgctgctctctagagggcggagggggagagaattccacagactgaccaccctctgagggaagaaattcctcctcgtctccgtcttcaatgggagaccccttattctgaaactgtgcccccctcctgccccctcattctagattccccccacGAGGATGGGCGggggggaaacaccctctcagcatccaccctgtcaagccccccatccccctcctctcagaatctgatctgtttcaataagatcacctctcgttcttccaaACTCCCAACGGGTCcagggcccaacctgctcgacaactcgatggagtttagaaggatgaggaggttggggggatctgattgaaacttacagaatactgaaaggcctggatagagtggacgtggggaagatgtctccattagtaggagagactaggacccgagggcacagcctcagagtgaaggggagaccttttagaacagagatgaggagaaacttctttagccagagaggggtgaatctatggaattcattgccacagaaggcagtggaggccgggTTTGAGAGCGAGGTAgatgggttcttgattggtaagggggatcaatggttatggggagaaggcgggagaatgggggttgaggaacttatcagccgtgattgaatggcggagcggactcgatgggccgattggcctaatttctgctcctatgtcttatggtcctgACCGGCCTCGGGACAGAAAAACGTGAAAGTCCAGCTGCTTACTTGCCGGGTGAGACCCCTTGACCGGGAGTGAGTCCCACTTGAGATGACTTCTCCAGCACGAGGACATCTTTGCCAAGCTCCTTCAGGTGGACAGTGTTGGCCTCCACATCCTGTCAGGGAAGACCAAGAGGGACGTAGAAGTGAGAGAGCCAGGAGGTTATCTGGACCCGGCCCAGCTCCGGGCACAGGGTTTCAGGATGGACCTgaaggtgttggagagagagagagagagagagagagacagagagacagagagagcgggaaaggtgGACGAggttggttccagggatgaggaacttcagtgacGTGGACAGATTGGAGACGCTGAGACCCTTCTCGGAGAAGAGAAGGTcgaggggagatttgatcgaggtgttcaaaaccagGAGGGGTCTGGGACAGAGCGGACAGGGAGAGGCTGTTCCCATTGGGGgggaggatcgagaaccagagggacacagatttaaggcgattggtacaagaagcaatggagactcgaggagaaactttctcacacagcgagtggttagggtctggaaggcgctgcctgagagtgtgggggagacagggtcaatcgaggcgttagggagagcgagggattgggtgagtgagggggattgagggacatggagggggagtgagggattgggtgagtgagggagagtgtgggacttggaggggaagtgagagtgggggagtgagggacggTCAGGGGgactgaggggttgggtgagtgagggggagttagGGACATGGAGGGGGAGTCAGGGATTGGGTGAGTGAAGGGGAGTGAGGGTAACGGAGGGGGAAGTGAGGTTTGGGGCAAGTGAGGCGGAGTGAGGGACACTGAGGGGGAGTCAGGGATAGGGCAAGTGAGGGacggtgaggggggagtgagggatacagagggggagggagggttggggtgagtgagggacactgagggggagtgagggttggggtgagtgagggggagtgagcgacactgagggggagtgagtgttggggcgagtgagggggagtgagcgacactgagggggagtgagggttgGGCCAAGTGAAGGACACTGAGTGGAGTGAGTGTTGGAATGAGTGAGGGACACTGAGTGGAGTGAGTGTTGGAATGAGTGAGGGACACtgagtggagtgaggggtgggcgagtgagggacagtgagagggagtgaggggtgggcgagtgagggacacggagagggagtgagggatgggcgagtgagggacactgagtggagtgaggggtgggctGAGTGAGGGACACTGAGTGGAGTAAGGGGTGGGCCGACTGAGGGacggtgagggggagtgaggggtgggccgagtgagggacagagtggagtgaaggtTGGGCTGAGTGAAGgatggtgagagggagtgagggttggggcaagtgagggacactgagtggagtgaggggtggggtgagtgagggacactgagtggagtgaggggtgggccAAGTGAGGGACACTGAGTGGAGTGAGGATTGGGGCGAGTGAGGGACACtgagtggagtgaggggtggggcgagtgagggacagtgagagggagtaagGGACACTGAGTGGAGTGAGGATTGGGGCGAGTGAGGGACACtgagtggagtgaggggtgggccAAGTGAGGGACACTGAGTGGAGTGAGGGTTGGGCTGAGTGAGGGACAAtgagtggagtgaggggtgggccGAGTGAGGGACACTGactggagtgaggggtggggcgagtgagggacagtgagtggagtgagggtTGGGGCGAGTGAGGGACACTGAGTGTAGAGAGGGGTGGGccgagtgagggacagtgagagggcGTGAGGGACACTGACTGGAGTGAGGGGTGGGCcaagtgagggacagtgagagggagtgagggacactgagtggagtgaggggtgggacgagtgagggacactgagtggagtgaggggtgggccGAGTGAGGGACACTGAGTGGCATGAGGGGTGGGCCGAGTGAGGGACACTGAGTGgattgaggggtggggtgagtgagggacagtgagagggagtgagggacactgaGTGGAGTAAGGTTGGGCTGAGTGAGGGACACTGAGTGGAGTGAGTGGTGGGGCGAGTGAGGGGCACTGAGTCGAGTGAGGGGTGGGCTGAGTGAGGGACACTGAGTAGAGTGAGGGGTGGGCTGAGTGAGGGACACTGAGTGGAGTGAGGGTTGGGCTGAGTGAAGgatggtgagagggagtgaggggtggggtgagtgagggacagtgagagggagtgagggttgggCCAAGTGAGGGACACTGAGTGGAGTGAATGTTGGGCCGAGTGAGGGACACtgagtggagtgaggggtgggccGAGTGAGGGACACTGAGTGGAGTGAGGGTTGGGCTGAGTGAAGgatggtgagagggagtgagagttggggtgagtgagggacactgagtggagtgaggggtgggccgagtgagggacagtgagagggagtgagggacactgaGTGGAGTGAGGGATGGGCCGAGTGAGGGACACTGAGTGGAGTGAGGGATGGGCCGAGTGAGGGTTGGgctgagtgagggacagtgagtggagtgagggatggggcgagtgagggacagtgagagggagtgagggacactgagtggagagagggttggggcgAGTGAGGGACACTGAGTGGAGTGAGGGTTGGGCTGAGTGAAGgatggtgaggggggtgaggggtggggcgaGTGAGGGGCACtgagtggagtgaggggtgggctGAGTGAGGGACATTGAGTGGAGTGAGGGTTGGGCCGAGTGAGGGGCACtgagtggagtgaggggtggggcaaGTTAGGGACACTGAGTAGAATGAGGGGTGGGCCGAGTGAGGGACATTGAGTGGAGTGAGGGATGGGCCGAGTGAGGGACACTGAGTGGAGTGAGGGTTGGGGCGAGTGAGGGACACCGAGTGGAGTGAGGGTTGGGCTGAGTGAAGgatggtgagagggagtgagggacactgaGTGGAGTAAGGTTGGGCCGAGTGAGGGACACtgagtggagtgaggggtggggcgaGTGAGGGACACCGAGTGGAGAGAGGGGTGGGCCGAGTGAGGGACACTGAGTGGAGTGAGGGATGGGCCGAGTGAGGGTTGGgctgagtgagggacagtgagtggagtgagggatggggcgagtgagggacagtgagagggagtgagggacactgagtggagagagggttggggcgagtgagggacactgagtggagtgaggggtggggcgaGTGAGGGACACCgagtggagtgaggggtgggccgagtgagggacactgagtggagagagggttggggcgAGTGAGGGACACTGAGTGGAGTGAGGGTTGGGCTGAGTGAAGgatggtgagagggagtgagagttggggtgagtgagggacactgagtggagtgaggggtgggccgagtgagggacactgagtggagtgagggatgggccgagtgagggacagtgagagggagtgagggacactgagtggagagagggttggggcgAGTGAGGGACACTGAGTGGAGTGAGGGTTGGGCTGAGTGAAGgatggtgaggggggtgaggggtggggcgaGTGAGGGGCACtgagtggagtgaggggtgggctGAGTGAGGGACATTGAGTGGAGTGAGGGTTGGGCAGAGTGAGGGGCACtgagtggagtgaggggtggggcaaGTTAGGGACACTGAGTAGAATGAGGGGTGGGCCGAGTGAGGGACATTGAGTGGAGTGAGGGTTGGGCCGAGTGAGGGACACTGAGTGGAGTGAGGGTTGGGGCGAGTGAGGGACACCGAGTGGAGTGAGGGTTGGGGCGAGTGAGGGACACCGAGTGGAGTGAGGGTTGGGCTGAGTGAAGgatggtgagagggagtgagggacactgaGTGGAGTAAGGTTGGGCCGAGTGAGGGACACtgagtggagtgaggggtggggcgaGTGAGGGACACCGAGTGGAGAGAGGGGTGGGCCGAGTGAGGGACACTGAGTGGAGTGAGGGTTGGGccgagtgagggacagtgagtggagtgagggttggggcgagtgagggacagtgagagggagtgagggttggggcgagtgagggacagtgagagggagtgagggacactgagtggagtgaggggtgggctGAGTGAGGGACACTGTGGAGTGAGGCGTGGGCCAAGTGAGGGACACtgagtggagtgaggggtgggctgagtgagggacactgagtggagtgaggggtgggccGAGTGAGGGACACTGACTGGAGTGAGGGGTAGGGAGGATGAGGGGTGGTTAGGGCAATGTGGGGGACAGTAAGTGGAGTGAGGGTTGGTAGGCGGCGAGAGTGAGGAGGACAGGGAGTGTAGTGAGGGGTGGGCCggagtggggacagtgtgagggcGTGAGGGACACTGAATGGAAGTGAGGGGGTGGGcagagtggggagtgatgggacaGTGACGAGGGAGTGAAGTGAGGGACACTGAGTAAGTAGTGACGGGTTGGGCCCGCGACCGAGAGGCGTGAGGGACACtgagtggagtgaggggtgggacgagtgagggacacagagtggagtgaggggtgggctGAGTGAGGGACACTGAGTGGCATGAGGGGTGGGCCGAGTGAGGGACACTGAGTGgattgaggggtggggtgagtgagggacagtgagagggagtgagggacactgagtggagtgaggggtgggccGAGCGAGGGACACTGAGTGGAGTGAGTGGTGGGGCGAGTGAGGGGCACTGAGTCGAGTGAGGGTTGGGGCGAGTGAGGGACACTGAGTGGAGTGAGGGTTGGGCTGAGTGAAGgatggtgagagggagtgaggggtggggcgagtgagggacagtgagagggagtgagggttgggCCGAGTGAGGGACACTGAGTGGAGTGAATGTTGGGCCGAGTGAGGGACACTGAGTGGAGTGAGGGTTGGGCCGAGTGAGGGACACTGAGTGGAGTGAGGGATGGGCCGAGTGAGGGACACTGAGTGGAGTGAGGGTTGGGCTGAGTGAGGGACACTGAGTGGAGTGAGGGTTGGGCTGAGTGAAGgatggtgagagggagtgagggttggggtgagtgagGGACACTGAGTGGAGTAAGGGGTGGgctgagtgagggacagtgagagggagtgagggacactgagtggagtgaggggtgggccGAGTGAGGGACACTGAGTGGAGTGAGGGTTGAGTTggcgagtgagggacagtgagagggagtgaggggtgggctgagtgagggacactgagtggagtgagggtggggcagAGTGAGGGACGCTACGAGTGGAGATAGGGGTGGCCGAGTGAGGGACACTGGAGTGGAGTGAGGGTTGGGCGAGGAGgggacagtgagtggagagtgagggttggggcgagtgagggacagtgagagggagtggagggtcactgcagtgagtgaggggtgggcTGAGTTGGAAGGACACtgagtggagtgaggggtgggccaagtgagggagcactgagtggagtgaggggtgggctgagtgagagggacactgagtggagtgaggggtgggccGAGTGGGGACACTGACTGGAGTGAGGGGTGGGCCGAGCGAGGacactgagtgggagtgaggggtggggcgaGTGAGGGACACCGAggtggagagaggggtggggccGAGTGAGGGACACTGAGTGGAGTGAGGGTTGGGccgagtgagggacagtgagtggagtgagggttggggcgagtgagggacagtgagagggagtgagggttggggcgagtgagggacagtgagagggagtgaggggtgggctgagtgagggacactgagtggagtgaggggtggggcgaGTGAGGGACACCGAGTGGAGAGAGGGGTGGGCCGAGTGAGGGACACTGAGTGGAGTGAGGGTTGGGccgagtgagggacagtgagtggagtgagggttggggcgagtgagggacagtgagagggagtgagggacactgagtggagtgaggggtgggctGAGTGAAGGACACtgagtggagtgaggggtgggccaagtgagggacactgagtggagtgaggggtgggctgagtgagggacactgagtggagtgaggggtgggccGAGTGAGGGACACTGACTGGAGTGAGGGGTGGGCCGAGCGAGGGACACTGAGTGGAGTGAGGCTTGGGGCGAGTGAGGGACACtgagtggagtgaggggtgggccgagtgagggacagtgagagggagtgaggggtgggccAAGTGAGGGACACTGAGTGGAGTGAGGGTTGGGCTGAGTGAAGgatggtgaggggggtgaggggtggggcgaGTGAGGGGCACtgagtggagtgaggggtgggccGAGTGAGGGACACTGAGTAGAATGAGGGGTGGGCCGAGTGAGGGACACTGAGTGGAGTGAGGGTTGGGGCGAGTGAGGGACACCGAGTGGAGAGAGGGGTGGGCTGAGTGAGGGACACTGAGTAGAGTGAGGGGTGGGCCGAGTGAGGGACACTGACTGGAGTGAGGGGTGGGCCGAGCGAGGGACACTGAGTGGAGTGAGGCTTGGGGCGAGTGAGGGACACtgagtggagtgaggggtgggccgagtgagggacagtgagagggagtgaggggtgggccgAGTGAGGGACACTGAGTGGAGTGAGGGTTGGGCTGAGTGAAGgatggtgagagggagtgagggttggggCGAGTGAGGGACACTGAGTGGAGTGAAGGGTGGGCCGAGTGAGGGACACtgagtggagtgaggggtggggcgagtgagggacactgagtggagtgaggggtgggccGAGTGAGGGACGGTGGTCCTTACCCTCAGGATGCGGTTGAAGTCTTGCTCGTCCACGCGGAGGAAGAAGCAGTTGTCCTCGCGGAGGATGATGGTGGCCGATCGAGGGGACCCGTTCACCACCGCCAGGTCCCCAAAGTCCTCACCCTCGTGCAAGGTGgtcaccagcccctacaacaggCCAAAACCTTCATCGTTAACGGCTCGACCCCCTCCAAACGCTTCCCCTCCGAGGGTCGGCTCACTCCCACGTTGGCCTCTGCCTTTCACCACCGGAGGGCTCGCGTTCGGAGGCCGAAGGGGGGGTGGGTCATTTCAGGGGCACAGCACGATCCCGTGCCCCAATGCCATTGGCTCTCAATTGCCCCTGGGGGTTGGATATCTGGAGACTGTCAGCCAagaccaggaggaggccattcagcccctcctcctcctcgagccggttacacaggaacaggaggaggccattcagcccctcctcctcctcgagcctgttacacaggaacaggaggaggccattcagcccctcctcctcctccagcctgttacacaggaacaggaggaggccattcagcccctcctcctcctccagccggttacagaggaacaggaggaggccattcagcccctcctccctcctccagcct
This portion of the Carcharodon carcharias isolate sCarCar2 unplaced genomic scaffold, sCarCar2.pri scaffold_1083_ctg1, whole genome shotgun sequence genome encodes:
- the LOC121275144 gene encoding rap guanine nucleotide exchange factor 3-like, coding for GLVTTLHEGEDFGDLAVVNGSPRSATIILREDNCFFLRVDEQDFNRILRDVEANTVHLKELGKDVLVLEKSSQVGLTPGQGVSPGKYSVMYGTPEKILEYLLETISLDMVYSDPA